Part of the Actinomycetota bacterium genome is shown below.
GGCGGGTTAGGGGGATAAAAGCACCGCACAATCTTTTCACCAGTACAAAAGGTATCAGAAATGTCGCACGGAAAGTGGGTTTGGAAAAGGGTGTATTATATCGGGGGTTCAAACATAAACCCGATGCACCTTTAAAGAAACGTCCCGAGGGTCAGAAGATCACCATCAATTTTTCATCTCCAGCTTATAAGGTGCAATACAGCTATGATAGGAAATCCAATTCCTATCTGCGTTTCAATGGGGGGGAGCCCCACATGGAGAGAACCACTGGATCGCAACTTCAACCGAAGAATGTGGTGGTCATGTACTGTCCCACGGAGATGTACGATATTCAACGTTTGAACATCCAAGTGGTGGGTAAAGGAAAGTGTTTGGTTTTTAGGGACGGAATCGTCGTTGAGGGGATCTGGCATAAAGCTGGCGAAAGATCGGAGCTAAGCTTCAAGGATGAACATGGAAGCGAGATTCCCTTTAATCCCGGTCAGATTTGGGTCGAAATTGTAAAACCCGGCACCGGTGTCAAGTATTAGTTGAAGATTGAGGTTGAGGGTTCAAGGTTGAAGGTTCAAAGTTGAAAGGTTGTAAGTCGAAGGGTGAGGTGTTGATGGGGAAGGAGGTCTCCCCTTGAAGGTTGTGGTGACTGGGGCGAAGGGTCAACTTGGTGCAGATCTCATTGATGTTTTGGGGAAAGCACACCGGGTTTTCGGTTTTTCCCATGAAGATATGGATGTCACCGATTTCGCCAGGGTTACGGAGGTCATCGGCGATTTATCCCCCGATATGGTGATCCATGCTGCTGCTTATACCGATGTGGATGGGTGTGAACTTAATCCCGATAAGGCGTTTAAGGTTAATGCTTTGGGCACTCAAAATGTTGCTGTAGCATGCCAGAAAACCACCTCAATCATGCTCTATATAAGCACCGATTTTGTCTTCGATGGAAGAAAAACCGAACCGTACACGGAATTCGACACCCCTAATCCCATAAGCGTTTATGGTTCCTCGAAACTAGCGGGGGAGCGTTATGTGAGCTCTCTTTTACTTAGATATTTCATCGTCCGTACCGCCTGGCTCTATGGCAAGCATGGCAAGAACTTTGTGAAGACCATCCTTAGATTGGCGGAGGAGAGGGAGGAGCTGAAGGTGGTAAACGACCAGATTGGTTCCCCGACCTACAGCCTTGACTTAGCCCAGGCAATTGCTAAACTTATTAATACCGAGTGGTACGGTATTTATCACATCACTAACAGCGG
Proteins encoded:
- a CDS encoding DUF3048 domain-containing protein gives rise to the protein MGIKKFLRKSILALFLLFLIIAVLSCGRKGDWRKRIKSIPEAKEKPSQVCPICGMEVASSEVSHRPIAVIVENLVSIRPQSGLDKACVVFEALAEGGITRLLAIYFHQDANVIGPVRSARPYHVALVPGFDAIFAHCGGSPRAMNAIKTSGIADLDQFAFPQAYWRVRGIKAPHNLFTSTKGIRNVARKVGLEKGVLYRGFKHKPDAPLKKRPEGQKITINFSSPAYKVQYSYDRKSNSYLRFNGGEPHMERTTGSQLQPKNVVVMYCPTEMYDIQRLNIQVVGKGKCLVFRDGIVVEGIWHKAGERSELSFKDEHGSEIPFNPGQIWVEIVKPGTGVKY
- the rfbD gene encoding dTDP-4-dehydrorhamnose reductase produces the protein MVTGAKGQLGADLIDVLGKAHRVFGFSHEDMDVTDFARVTEVIGDLSPDMVIHAAAYTDVDGCELNPDKAFKVNALGTQNVAVACQKTTSIMLYISTDFVFDGRKTEPYTEFDTPNPISVYGSSKLAGERYVSSLLLRYFIVRTAWLYGKHGKNFVKTILRLAEEREELKVVNDQIGSPTYSLDLAQAIAKLINTEWYGIYHITNSGNCSWFDFARKILEYAGKKEVKVKPIGSVELNRPAKRPAFSVLRNYCLELRGLPALRNYEDALKEYLSA